From the genome of Fimbriimonadaceae bacterium, one region includes:
- a CDS encoding sigma-70 family RNA polymerase sigma factor, with protein sequence MMIIDATEREKGSEARFSELMKQTYKKVFNMAYRLAGNRADAEDLAQEAYYRAYRSFKDFEGDKPFENWIFRIVTRLFLDLLRTRKRRVQAVSYDAPISKDGADDTIKFDVPDNKTTPEDDLMNQNFSEEVERALGALNPEQRLLIQLADIEQVPYNEIAEMFDKPVGTIRSRLHRAHKMMRDRIERCRMVELKQAKTCGLPNCACATAS encoded by the coding sequence ATGATGATTATTGACGCAACTGAAAGGGAAAAAGGCAGTGAAGCTCGGTTCTCCGAGCTGATGAAGCAGACCTACAAGAAAGTCTTTAACATGGCCTATCGCCTTGCCGGCAATCGGGCGGATGCAGAAGACCTCGCGCAGGAAGCTTATTATCGGGCCTACAGAAGCTTCAAGGACTTTGAAGGGGACAAGCCATTCGAAAACTGGATTTTTCGAATCGTGACTCGTCTGTTCTTGGACCTGTTGCGCACTCGTAAACGAAGAGTGCAGGCCGTTTCGTACGATGCGCCGATCAGCAAGGATGGCGCTGATGACACGATCAAGTTTGATGTGCCGGACAACAAAACGACACCCGAAGACGACTTGATGAACCAGAATTTCAGCGAGGAAGTGGAGCGAGCGCTGGGCGCATTGAACCCAGAACAACGACTTTTGATTCAGCTTGCCGACATTGAGCAGGTCCCATACAACGAGATCGCAGAGATGTTCGACAAGCCCGTAGGGACGATTCGTTCACGCTTACATCGAGCGCACAAGATGATGCGAGACCGGATCGAGCGGTGCAGGATGGTTGAACTCAAACAGGCGAAAACATGCGGGTTACCCAATTGTGCCTGTGCAACGGCTTCTTAA
- a CDS encoding FHA domain-containing protein, with translation MRRILLFTGAGAIAGLLASAISTPFYTSRVSPSLQEIMQSQLIDARKLVTFGTTYGLVRDIAFGALVAAVIAFLLASREPAERRLARAGIAALVGAVLYTAIDMGIEKLFLSIVHARHGSYTAPIHSVSLLQMAFEPMWGFLLPASLALSVLIAHAFKRYYRGLALWASLIGGFAGMGARTVVSLLFGAFFIGKLLSSKGTPDMDLTPGVWAEMTALMVANGAGVGLGFAFAIMIHKAAWLKSIKGLTEGRTWSLQRPLVRIGCHEANEVFLPPDGTLGEIHAQVQSQDEAHFIVDVVGDTTLNGQHMQSAWLKDGDRIGVGSTTLVYRTRLDSQNHPSQTPNIELPKTAPAPNYTPNSPAAASQQGIPTSQTAPLRLVSDAGHEFPLRDGTQTVGRDPSCDIALTWEPSVSRRHAEITVSGGQITVVDIGSTNGTYVNGVPITVPTQVLPGAQISFGKCQMNLR, from the coding sequence ATGCGAAGGATTCTTCTCTTTACAGGTGCGGGGGCAATCGCCGGTCTGCTCGCCTCCGCCATCAGCACGCCTTTTTACACTTCCCGGGTTAGCCCCTCTCTGCAAGAAATCATGCAGAGCCAATTGATCGACGCTCGAAAGCTCGTCACCTTCGGCACCACTTACGGGCTCGTTCGCGATATCGCCTTCGGAGCGCTCGTGGCCGCCGTGATCGCTTTCTTACTGGCCTCCCGAGAGCCCGCCGAACGACGGCTCGCTCGCGCGGGTATCGCCGCCCTCGTAGGTGCCGTCCTCTATACGGCCATCGACATGGGCATCGAGAAGTTGTTTCTGAGCATCGTCCACGCCCGCCACGGCTCCTACACCGCGCCGATACACTCCGTCAGCCTGCTCCAAATGGCCTTCGAGCCGATGTGGGGTTTCTTGCTTCCCGCGTCGCTCGCCTTATCCGTGCTCATCGCCCACGCTTTCAAGCGGTACTATCGCGGACTTGCCTTGTGGGCGAGCCTAATTGGGGGCTTTGCCGGAATGGGTGCCCGTACTGTTGTAAGTTTGCTATTTGGCGCTTTCTTCATCGGAAAACTCCTGTCCTCAAAAGGCACGCCCGATATGGATTTGACCCCCGGCGTCTGGGCAGAGATGACCGCCCTGATGGTTGCCAACGGAGCAGGGGTTGGGCTGGGATTCGCCTTTGCGATCATGATTCACAAAGCCGCATGGCTGAAGTCGATCAAAGGCCTAACCGAGGGCCGAACCTGGTCGCTCCAACGGCCCCTTGTCAGGATCGGTTGCCACGAGGCAAACGAAGTGTTCTTGCCCCCGGACGGCACCCTAGGAGAAATCCACGCCCAAGTCCAGTCGCAAGATGAAGCCCACTTCATCGTCGATGTCGTTGGCGATACAACCCTGAATGGACAGCATATGCAATCGGCGTGGCTCAAAGATGGCGACCGCATCGGTGTAGGCTCCACGACCTTGGTTTATCGAACCAGGCTGGACTCTCAAAACCACCCTTCCCAAACCCCGAACATCGAACTGCCAAAAACCGCTCCTGCCCCAAACTACACGCCCAACTCGCCAGCAGCCGCTAGCCAGCAGGGAATTCCCACCTCCCAGACCGCACCCCTAAGACTCGTTAGCGATGCGGGCCACGAATTCCCGCTCCGCGATGGCACGCAAACGGTCGGCAGAGATCCAAGCTGCGACATCGCCCTCACGTGGGAACCGTCGGTCTCCCGTCGACACGCCGAGATCACGGTGAGCGGTGGGCAAATCACAGTTGTCGACATCGGCTCAACGAACGGAACATACGTCAACGGTGTCCCGATAACCGTCCCCACTCAAGTCTTGCCCGGGGCACAGATTTCGTTCGGAAAATGCCAGATGAACCTACGGTAA
- a CDS encoding thioredoxin family protein produces MKSIRFYALIAGLIAVSAAAFAWQAQGGQGLGQERKEQKAAPDAAKFVIDRACILAEKENKNVLIIYHASWCSWCKRLDAVLNQKDVAPIMGKYYVITHLDVLEQTPEGKKLENLGGYDLMKAQGGETAGLPFLVIMNPKQKVLLNSMMKIADKEVNMGCPYEQVEIENFLMMLRKTAPKITEPEIRVVWSAFSALKRGDGG; encoded by the coding sequence ATGAAGAGCATACGATTTTACGCACTGATCGCCGGGCTTATCGCCGTTTCGGCAGCGGCTTTTGCCTGGCAAGCGCAAGGTGGGCAAGGGCTTGGGCAAGAAAGGAAGGAGCAGAAGGCGGCTCCCGATGCAGCAAAGTTTGTGATCGACAGGGCGTGCATCCTTGCAGAGAAAGAGAACAAGAATGTTTTGATCATCTACCACGCTTCCTGGTGCAGTTGGTGCAAGAGACTCGACGCGGTTTTGAACCAAAAGGACGTTGCCCCAATCATGGGCAAGTACTACGTGATCACTCATCTCGACGTGTTGGAGCAGACCCCCGAGGGCAAAAAGCTCGAGAATCTGGGCGGTTATGATCTGATGAAGGCGCAGGGCGGAGAGACTGCCGGGCTACCTTTCTTGGTGATCATGAACCCCAAGCAGAAGGTTCTGTTGAACTCGATGATGAAGATCGCGGACAAGGAAGTGAACATGGGCTGTCCGTATGAGCAGGTGGAGATTGAAAACTTCCTGATGATGCTGCGAAAGACAGCTCCGAAGATCACCGAGCCTGAAATTCGGGTTGTATGGTCGGCCTTTTCGGCGCTGAAGCGCGGCGACGGTGGATAG
- the rocD gene encoding ornithine--oxo-acid transaminase: MVKALSDEQAIEMTEKYGAHNYHPLHVNIVRAKGIYAFDGAGREYVDCIGSYSAVANGHLSDYIIETIREQLDILTLTSRAVYTSELALFLKEICDFTGMDMACPMNTGAEAVETAIKMARKWAYTVKGVPDNQAEIIVAQDNFHGRTTTIVGFSTEEQYKQNFGPFTPGFTIVPFGDITALESKISPNTAAILMEPIQAEGGILFPPPGYMEQVRKLCDKHNVLLIWDEIQTGFCRTGKNFAWEHEAAKPDLMCLGKALGGGVMPVSAVVGSKEAIGVFVPGDHGSTFGGNPLACVVGIAAIEEMKEKKLSENSARLGKKLVDALKALPHPFIDDVRGRGLLVGLEVSEEVDTKKLAAAFIENGILTKETRSRTFRFAPPLTITETELDIVIEKTRKALDAVVPAKV, encoded by the coding sequence ATGGTCAAGGCCCTCAGCGATGAGCAGGCCATCGAAATGACCGAAAAATACGGCGCGCACAACTACCATCCCCTCCACGTCAACATCGTCCGAGCCAAGGGCATTTACGCATTCGATGGAGCAGGGAGGGAGTACGTTGACTGTATCGGGTCGTACTCAGCCGTCGCCAACGGACACCTCAGCGACTACATCATCGAAACGATTCGCGAGCAGCTCGACATCCTCACCCTTACCAGTCGCGCTGTCTACACATCCGAACTCGCCCTATTCCTCAAAGAGATTTGCGACTTCACCGGAATGGACATGGCGTGCCCCATGAACACCGGCGCCGAAGCCGTAGAAACCGCCATCAAGATGGCGCGAAAGTGGGCCTACACGGTCAAAGGTGTGCCCGACAATCAAGCCGAGATCATCGTAGCTCAAGACAACTTCCACGGCAGAACGACCACCATCGTTGGCTTCAGCACCGAAGAGCAATACAAGCAGAATTTCGGCCCCTTCACCCCCGGCTTCACCATCGTACCGTTTGGGGATATCACGGCTCTCGAATCGAAGATCAGCCCAAACACGGCTGCCATTCTGATGGAGCCAATCCAAGCCGAAGGCGGCATCCTTTTCCCACCCCCCGGCTACATGGAGCAGGTTCGCAAGCTTTGCGACAAGCATAACGTTCTGCTGATCTGGGATGAGATTCAGACCGGGTTCTGCCGAACCGGAAAGAACTTTGCCTGGGAGCACGAAGCGGCAAAACCTGACCTCATGTGTCTCGGGAAAGCCCTTGGCGGCGGCGTGATGCCGGTGTCGGCGGTTGTCGGTTCCAAGGAAGCCATCGGCGTGTTTGTGCCGGGCGACCACGGCTCGACGTTCGGCGGCAATCCGCTCGCTTGTGTAGTAGGCATCGCCGCAATTGAAGAGATGAAGGAAAAGAAGCTCTCCGAAAACTCAGCTCGCCTCGGCAAGAAGCTCGTCGACGCGCTAAAAGCGCTGCCGCATCCGTTCATCGACGATGTGCGTGGGCGGGGGCTCTTGGTTGGGCTTGAAGTGTCGGAAGAAGTCGATACGAAGAAGCTTGCCGCAGCCTTTATCGAGAATGGAATCCTCACCAAAGAGACCCGATCCCGAACCTTCCGCTTTGCGCCTCCATTGACGATTACGGAAACCGAACTCGATATAGTGATCGAAAAGACGCGAAAGGCATTGGATGCGGTTGTGCCCGCAAAGGTCTAA
- the uvrA gene encoding excinuclease ABC subunit UvrA: MSHDKIVVLGARENNLKNINVEIPRDKLVVITGLSGSGKSSLAFDTIYAEGQRRYVESLSAYARQFLGQMDKPDVDHIEGLSPAISIDQKSTSRNPRSTVGTVTEIYDYLRILYARAGVPHCINGHGPIERQSLDQIVDAVLELPEGTKLQIMAPIIRGRKGEYKSVIQDIAKQGYVRVRVDGQMYEVTDDIPMERYKQHTIEVVVDRIVLKEGIDRRLTDSVEAALKLAKGMVTISHTASSDQPSKIGDQGSEIRNPKSKIQKPKTPSSTHGPSPLRGEVSERSELGGGDNSPDSRLTTHEIWIDKDFSESYACNECGFSMSELEPRMFSFNSPYGACPECTGLGTKTEFDPNLVIPDMSKPLRDGAIVPFVYKSGEVKEWWPDVLDGVGEALGFDASEPVSTRTAEEMEAVWHGLDKPVTVLMRYSRTERKFQSKWDGVLNTLKKKYEQTESEWVRKDLEQYMSTKPCPTCQGRRLKPETLNVKLDNKDISEITTMSVEVAHDFFDKLPKKLSKRQMAIGDRAIKEIIERLRFLVDVGVGYLTLDRSARTLAGGEAQRIRLATQIGSGLMGCLYILDEPSIGLHQRDNRKLIDTLIRLRDMGNTVIVVEHDEETMMAADWLIDLGPGAGEHGGEIINEGPTKEFLKKNVGTARWLNGKLQIATPKERRQPKTPNPLLPIKNTNGKPEKKVAESKASFGKPKKAKTKA; encoded by the coding sequence ATGTCGCACGACAAGATCGTCGTCCTGGGAGCGCGGGAGAATAACCTCAAAAACATCAACGTGGAGATCCCCCGCGACAAGCTGGTGGTCATCACTGGCCTCAGCGGCAGCGGAAAATCCAGCCTCGCTTTCGACACGATCTACGCCGAGGGACAAAGACGTTATGTCGAATCCCTCAGCGCCTACGCTCGCCAATTCTTGGGGCAGATGGACAAGCCGGATGTCGACCACATCGAGGGCCTTTCCCCCGCCATCTCCATCGACCAAAAGAGCACCAGTCGCAACCCCCGCTCAACGGTCGGCACGGTCACCGAAATTTACGACTACCTCCGCATCCTCTACGCCCGTGCCGGTGTGCCCCACTGTATCAACGGTCACGGCCCCATCGAACGGCAGTCGCTCGACCAAATCGTCGACGCCGTACTCGAACTCCCCGAAGGCACCAAGCTCCAGATCATGGCCCCGATCATTCGAGGCCGCAAGGGCGAATACAAGAGCGTCATCCAAGACATCGCCAAGCAGGGCTACGTCCGCGTGCGCGTCGATGGGCAGATGTACGAAGTCACCGACGACATCCCGATGGAGCGATATAAGCAGCACACCATTGAGGTGGTCGTCGACCGCATCGTGCTCAAAGAGGGCATCGACCGACGCCTGACCGACTCGGTCGAAGCCGCCCTCAAGCTGGCAAAGGGAATGGTAACGATCTCCCACACAGCTTCAAGCGATCAGCCATCAAAAATCGGTGATCAAGGTTCCGAAATCCGAAATCCAAAATCCAAAATCCAAAAGCCCAAAACTCCATCCTCAACCCATGGCCCCTCCCCCTTGAGGGGGGAGGTCAGTGAACGTAGTGAACTGGGTGGGGGTGATAACTCCCCCGACTCACGACTCACGACTCACGAAATCTGGATCGACAAAGACTTCTCCGAATCCTACGCCTGCAACGAGTGCGGATTCAGCATGTCCGAGCTGGAGCCCCGCATGTTCTCCTTCAACTCCCCCTACGGAGCCTGCCCCGAATGCACCGGCCTCGGCACCAAAACCGAATTCGACCCCAACCTCGTCATCCCCGACATGTCCAAGCCGCTCCGCGATGGTGCCATCGTGCCGTTTGTGTACAAGAGCGGTGAAGTGAAGGAATGGTGGCCCGACGTTCTCGACGGCGTCGGCGAGGCGCTCGGCTTCGACGCAAGCGAGCCCGTCAGCACCCGAACCGCCGAAGAGATGGAAGCTGTCTGGCACGGACTGGATAAGCCCGTCACCGTCCTCATGCGCTACTCCCGCACCGAGCGCAAGTTCCAAAGCAAGTGGGACGGCGTCTTGAACACGCTCAAAAAGAAGTACGAGCAGACCGAAAGCGAATGGGTGCGCAAAGACTTGGAGCAGTACATGTCCACCAAGCCCTGCCCAACCTGCCAAGGCCGCCGCCTGAAGCCGGAAACGCTCAACGTCAAGCTGGACAACAAAGATATCTCTGAAATCACGACGATGTCGGTGGAAGTCGCTCACGACTTCTTTGACAAGCTCCCCAAAAAGCTGAGCAAGCGGCAGATGGCCATCGGCGACCGCGCGATCAAAGAGATCATCGAGCGGCTGCGGTTCCTCGTTGATGTCGGCGTTGGCTACCTCACGCTCGACCGTTCTGCCCGGACCCTCGCCGGTGGAGAAGCCCAGCGCATCCGACTCGCGACCCAGATCGGAAGCGGCCTGATGGGGTGTCTTTACATCCTTGACGAGCCGTCCATCGGCCTGCACCAGCGCGACAACCGCAAGCTCATCGACACCCTCATCCGCCTACGCGATATGGGCAACACCGTGATCGTCGTCGAGCACGACGAAGAGACGATGATGGCGGCGGACTGGCTGATCGACCTCGGCCCCGGCGCGGGCGAGCACGGCGGCGAGATCATCAACGAAGGCCCAACGAAAGAGTTCTTAAAGAAGAATGTCGGCACTGCCCGATGGCTAAATGGCAAACTCCAAATCGCCACTCCAAAAGAGCGCCGCCAACCCAAAACCCCCAATCCCCTGCTCCCGATCAAGAACACCAACGGCAAGCCGGAAAAGAAAGTTGCGGAGTCCAAAGCTAGCTTTGGAAAGCCGAAGAAAGCGAAGACGAAAGCCTAG
- a CDS encoding PAS domain S-box protein: protein MPSDKKGDHNDNPKRANESELLRAVVEAALDGIITIDEAGTIITANPAVERILGYSAAEIIGKNVNMLMPSPYHEEHDEYLQNYKRTGKRKIIGIGREVRGLHKDGREVPIELSVSESMTEGGRVFTGIMHDISAQKSAAEAIRREHALLMAVVNTAIDVIVTINEKGEIITVNQSIEGIFGYKPEELIGQNVRVLMGSPFRQDHDIYLRNYMRTGEKKIIGIGREVIGRKKSGEEFEVEIAVSETYTEEGRIFTGVIRDISGRKAAEQAIRKERGLLKAVVDATVDGILTIDEAGKIIKVNPAVVRIFGYSPEELIGQNVKLLMPEPYHGEHDGYLKNYLTTGERKIIGIGREVKGRRKDGTEFPLELAVNETHTEDGRIFTGIIRDVSERKAQEEALQKEKGLLKAVVDTAVDGILTIDPEGTIITANPAVESIFGYSPEELVGKNVRMLMPEPYHSEHDTYLENYHTTGVRKIIGIGREVMGLKKDGTEFPLELAVSETHTEEGTIFTGILRDITLRKRHEEEIQSLNADLERRVVERTQQLQELVDELEGFCHSIAHDLRQPLRGINFNARILIEDYAHKLNGEGTERLEALARAAAKMGKVMDDLLGYARLGRAIVRPARVDLSDIAAQISQSLGNEADFEIEPNLEVVGDPGLLQIVIQNLFDNAYKYRRPGVRPHIVFGKDGDSYYVKDNGAGFDMKYASKLFEPFERLHSEEEFPGNGIGLANVQRILSKHGGKIWGEAKINEGATFYFTFEGDVREAS from the coding sequence ATGCCGTCGGATAAGAAAGGCGACCACAACGATAATCCAAAAAGAGCGAATGAGAGTGAGCTACTCCGCGCTGTCGTTGAGGCGGCTCTTGACGGCATCATCACCATCGACGAAGCGGGAACAATCATCACCGCCAACCCGGCCGTCGAACGGATTTTGGGTTATTCCGCCGCCGAGATCATCGGCAAGAACGTGAATATGCTCATGCCCTCGCCCTACCACGAGGAGCACGACGAATATCTCCAGAACTACAAACGCACGGGCAAGCGTAAGATCATCGGGATCGGACGCGAGGTTCGGGGGCTTCACAAGGATGGACGCGAGGTTCCGATCGAGCTGTCTGTCAGCGAATCCATGACGGAAGGGGGGCGGGTTTTCACGGGGATCATGCACGACATCTCCGCCCAAAAGTCGGCGGCGGAGGCCATCCGACGCGAGCATGCCTTGCTGATGGCAGTGGTCAACACGGCGATTGACGTGATCGTGACGATCAATGAAAAAGGCGAGATCATCACCGTCAACCAGTCGATCGAGGGCATCTTTGGATACAAGCCTGAAGAGCTGATCGGTCAGAACGTTCGCGTGCTGATGGGCTCGCCGTTCCGGCAAGACCACGACATCTATCTGCGCAACTATATGCGGACCGGCGAGAAGAAGATCATCGGCATTGGGCGTGAGGTGATCGGGCGCAAGAAGAGCGGCGAGGAGTTTGAAGTTGAGATTGCCGTCAGCGAGACCTACACCGAAGAAGGGCGCATCTTTACCGGCGTGATCAGGGACATTTCCGGCCGCAAAGCTGCCGAGCAGGCGATCCGCAAGGAGCGCGGGCTTTTGAAGGCGGTGGTGGATGCGACGGTGGATGGCATCCTTACCATTGACGAAGCGGGAAAGATCATCAAAGTGAACCCGGCGGTCGTGCGCATCTTCGGCTATTCGCCAGAAGAACTGATCGGGCAGAACGTAAAGCTGCTGATGCCCGAGCCGTATCACGGCGAACACGACGGCTATCTGAAGAACTATCTGACGACCGGAGAGAGGAAGATTATCGGCATCGGCCGTGAGGTGAAGGGTCGGCGGAAGGATGGGACAGAGTTTCCTCTGGAGCTTGCCGTCAACGAAACGCACACAGAAGACGGGCGTATCTTTACAGGCATCATTCGCGACGTCTCCGAACGCAAGGCGCAGGAGGAGGCTCTGCAAAAGGAGAAAGGTCTGCTGAAGGCCGTGGTCGACACGGCCGTGGATGGCATTCTCACCATCGATCCTGAAGGCACAATCATTACCGCCAACCCAGCTGTAGAGTCCATCTTCGGTTATTCGCCCGAGGAGTTGGTTGGAAAGAACGTCAGGATGCTGATGCCTGAGCCTTACCATTCCGAGCATGACACGTATCTCGAAAACTATCACACGACGGGCGTCAGGAAGATCATCGGAATCGGACGTGAGGTGATGGGCCTGAAGAAGGACGGCACCGAGTTTCCGCTGGAGCTGGCTGTCAGTGAAACCCACACCGAAGAAGGCACGATCTTTACGGGCATCCTGCGCGATATCACCCTGCGCAAGCGGCACGAAGAGGAGATTCAAAGCCTCAACGCCGACCTGGAGCGCCGCGTCGTCGAACGCACTCAGCAGCTTCAGGAGTTGGTGGACGAACTGGAGGGATTCTGCCATTCGATTGCCCACGACTTGCGCCAACCCTTGCGCGGCATCAACTTCAATGCGAGAATCTTGATTGAGGACTATGCCCACAAGCTGAACGGCGAGGGCACCGAACGGCTGGAAGCCTTAGCCCGTGCGGCTGCCAAGATGGGCAAGGTGATGGACGATCTTCTTGGCTATGCGCGGCTTGGTCGGGCCATTGTCAGACCTGCAAGGGTCGACCTTTCCGATATTGCAGCCCAGATATCGCAGAGTCTGGGCAACGAAGCCGACTTCGAGATCGAACCGAATCTGGAGGTTGTGGGCGACCCTGGACTATTGCAGATCGTCATCCAGAATCTTTTTGACAATGCGTATAAGTATCGGCGTCCGGGCGTGCGTCCGCACATCGTGTTTGGCAAGGATGGAGACAGTTATTATGTGAAGGATAACGGCGCGGGGTTCGATATGAAATATGCGAGCAAGCTGTTTGAGCCGTTTGAACGGCTGCATTCGGAAGAAGAGTTTCCGGGTAACGGAATTGGCTTGGCGAATGTGCAGCGCATTCTGAGCAAGCACGGCGGTAAGATTTGGGGAGAGGCGAAAATCAACGAGGGGGCAACGTTCTACTTTACGTTTGAGGGGGATGTTCGGGAGGCGAGCTGA
- a CDS encoding glycine C-acetyltransferase codes for MNPGFQSWLTSQLQTLKDQHLYKTPKILETPAGGRVRMDGKEVVNLSSNNYLGLANHPKVRQAALDSIERWGVGAGAVRWIGGTMSVHEELEKRLAKFKHVDAVLVFTGGFTANSGCIPAVVTDKDVIISDELNHASIIDGVRLSSASYRKSDGWVYKHKDMEDLERALKAANEKGFEKKLIITDGVFSMDGDIAPMPDIVRLAEQYDACTMIDDAHGSGVLGKHGVGTVSHFDLYGRVDIQLGTLSKALGVIGGYIAGTKPLKEWLINRGRPHLFSTAHPPMVAAALIAALDVMENDPTPMQKLWDNARWWKENLAAAGFDTMGSETPITPVYVGDEAAAQEMERMLWEEGVYALAIVYPTVARGKARLRTMPNATHTEEDLAFALDAFKRVRDRLTIRA; via the coding sequence ATGAATCCCGGCTTCCAAAGTTGGCTCACGTCGCAGCTTCAGACCCTCAAAGACCAGCACCTTTACAAGACCCCAAAAATCTTGGAAACCCCCGCCGGCGGACGCGTCCGCATGGACGGAAAAGAAGTCGTCAACCTCAGCAGCAACAACTATCTCGGCCTTGCCAACCACCCCAAAGTGCGCCAAGCCGCGCTGGATTCCATCGAGCGTTGGGGAGTGGGAGCGGGAGCCGTGCGCTGGATCGGCGGCACGATGAGCGTCCACGAGGAGCTAGAAAAGCGCCTCGCCAAGTTCAAGCATGTGGATGCGGTTTTGGTCTTCACGGGCGGATTCACCGCAAACTCCGGCTGCATCCCGGCAGTGGTCACGGATAAGGACGTCATCATCTCCGACGAGCTCAACCACGCCAGCATCATCGACGGCGTGCGGCTGTCCTCGGCAAGCTACAGAAAGTCTGACGGCTGGGTCTACAAACACAAGGACATGGAAGACCTGGAGCGCGCGCTCAAGGCCGCCAACGAAAAGGGATTTGAGAAGAAATTGATCATCACCGACGGCGTTTTCAGCATGGATGGCGATATCGCCCCCATGCCCGACATCGTCCGCCTCGCCGAGCAATACGACGCCTGCACCATGATCGACGATGCCCACGGCAGCGGCGTCCTCGGCAAGCACGGCGTAGGCACAGTTTCTCACTTCGACCTCTACGGTCGGGTGGACATCCAGCTTGGCACGCTCAGCAAAGCGCTTGGGGTGATCGGAGGCTACATTGCTGGGACGAAACCGCTGAAGGAGTGGCTGATCAATCGGGGGCGTCCGCACCTGTTCAGCACCGCCCACCCGCCCATGGTCGCCGCCGCCCTCATCGCCGCGCTCGACGTCATGGAGAACGATCCCACTCCTATGCAGAAACTGTGGGACAACGCGCGATGGTGGAAGGAGAATCTGGCAGCCGCTGGGTTTGACACCATGGGCAGCGAAACCCCAATCACGCCGGTCTATGTGGGCGACGAAGCGGCTGCCCAAGAGATGGAAAGGATGCTGTGGGAAGAGGGCGTCTATGCGCTGGCGATTGTGTATCCCACGGTTGCAAGAGGCAAAGCCCGCCTGCGCACCATGCCCAACGCCACGCATACCGAAGAAGACCTCGCCTTCGCCCTGGATGCGTTCAAACGGGTGCGGGACAGACTCACGATCAGAGCATGA